One segment of Pseudophaeobacter arcticus DSM 23566 DNA contains the following:
- a CDS encoding crotonase/enoyl-CoA hydratase family protein yields the protein MSDPILKIEIADTIATLTMNRPDKRNAMCEELLIALDAFFSAPPKEVRVVILTGTAGHFCSGLDLSEHVHRSAEDNLYHSRHWHAVMEKIQFGGLAVVSAIFGAAIGGGLELASATHVRIAEASTIFQLPEGRRGIFVGGGATARVGRLLGPDRMTEMMLTGRKYNAAEGLALGLTHYAVGEGESMALAQQLAGKIARNAPLSNYLMIQSIARINDMSQSDGLFTESLAAALSQTTPDAEEGLKAFLEKRAPKFR from the coding sequence ATGAGCGACCCAATTCTGAAGATCGAGATCGCCGATACAATCGCGACGCTGACCATGAACCGCCCCGACAAGCGCAACGCCATGTGCGAAGAGCTGTTGATCGCCCTGGACGCCTTCTTTTCGGCGCCGCCAAAAGAGGTGCGGGTGGTGATCCTGACCGGCACCGCGGGCCATTTCTGCTCGGGGTTGGATCTGTCGGAACATGTACACCGCTCCGCCGAAGATAACCTGTATCACTCGCGCCACTGGCATGCGGTGATGGAGAAAATCCAGTTTGGCGGCCTGGCCGTGGTCTCGGCCATCTTTGGCGCTGCCATTGGCGGCGGGCTGGAGCTGGCCTCTGCGACCCATGTGCGCATCGCCGAAGCTTCGACAATTTTCCAACTGCCCGAAGGGCGCCGGGGCATTTTTGTCGGTGGTGGCGCAACCGCGCGTGTTGGCCGCCTGCTGGGGCCGGATCGCATGACCGAGATGATGCTGACGGGCCGCAAATACAATGCCGCAGAAGGCCTTGCTTTGGGGCTGACACATTATGCGGTGGGCGAAGGTGAATCCATGGCGCTGGCGCAGCAGCTAGCAGGCAAAATCGCCCGCAATGCGCCACTGTCCAACTATCTGATGATACAGTCGATTGCGCGGATCAATGACATGTCCCAAAGCGACGGGTTGTTCACGGAATCCCTGGCTGCGGCCCTGTCGCAGACGACCCCCGACGCCGAAGAAGGCCTGAAGGCCTTTCTTGAAAAACGCGCGCCAAAGTTTCGGTGA
- a CDS encoding MarR family winged helix-turn-helix transcriptional regulator, with amino-acid sequence MKKLDGKAGGASDVVKSEVTHVSDATLRQFMGYHMKRAFNIIQTDLVRTLKPFDLRMLTYTALVLIVDNPGLRQSQLADAMDVERPNLVVIIDELERRELIVRDRVPTDRRAYALQVTLTGRRLYEKAVAAVTAHEALLLQRLDEETRQIVVAALKTIETSRGKA; translated from the coding sequence ATGAAAAAGCTAGATGGAAAAGCGGGCGGGGCCTCTGATGTGGTCAAATCCGAAGTGACCCATGTCAGCGATGCCACCCTGCGCCAGTTCATGGGGTATCACATGAAGCGGGCGTTCAACATTATCCAGACCGATCTGGTGCGCACGCTCAAACCCTTTGATTTGCGGATGTTGACCTATACGGCGCTGGTTTTGATCGTCGACAACCCCGGCCTGCGCCAGTCGCAGCTGGCGGATGCCATGGATGTGGAACGCCCCAATCTGGTGGTGATCATCGACGAGCTGGAACGCCGCGAGCTGATTGTCCGCGACCGGGTGCCAACGGACCGGCGCGCCTATGCCCTGCAGGTGACGCTCACCGGGCGGCGGCTGTACGAGAAAGCCGTGGCTGCGGTCACCGCCCACGAAGCGCTGCTTTTGCAGCGGCTTGACGAAGAAACACGCCAGATTGTTGTCGCGGCGTTGAAAACAATCGAGACCAGCAGAGGGAAGGCATAG
- a CDS encoding feruloyl-CoA synthase, translated as MKRTSQFLRHSISREDRADGTILLRSTHDLGPVVDKTSDWLHRWAKEAPDRVFLAERSGAGWREESYSATLQKVRLIAQSLLARGMGADTPILIMSGNGVDHGLLALAAQYIGVPVAPVAEQYSLIHGAHGRLRQAIELLHPTMAYVVDADQYGEALKLDALEGVEIVASRPGSIETVTTFDALLQGDASVGLDAANAQVGPDTVAKILMTSGSTSAPKGVLTTHRMMCVNQTQLADGLPFLRDHPPRVVDWLPWNHVFGGSHNFNMMLANGGSFYIDDGKPVKGLFDRTLENLSMVTGSLVFNVPVGFAMLRDALEKDTALRQRFFENLDLLFYAGASLPQDVWQSFEKMAVEIKGEVPLMTSSWGLTETAPATMMQQEPIGRSGVVGAPVNGVTVKLIPDNDMRCEVRVKGPNIMPGYFQDAEKTKEAFDNEGYFITGDAMVFVDPDDVNKGMKFDGRISEDFKLLTGTWVRAAGLRIEMLACLAPLAADLVITGQDRDEIGLMIFPDRDALVAAGFTLEEDDGALTCPKLLSEIHHRLNERSGRVSGSSTRVARAIVLAEPASLTEGEVTAKGNLNFRKVLTGRAALLGRLYDDAASGIAKL; from the coding sequence ATGAAACGTACTTCGCAATTTCTCAGGCACTCGATTTCGCGCGAGGATCGCGCCGATGGCACCATTTTGCTGCGCTCAACCCATGATTTGGGGCCGGTTGTCGACAAGACCTCGGACTGGTTGCACCGCTGGGCCAAGGAGGCTCCGGATCGGGTGTTCCTGGCAGAGCGCAGCGGCGCCGGTTGGCGCGAGGAAAGCTATAGCGCCACGCTGCAAAAAGTGCGGCTGATCGCGCAGTCGCTGCTGGCGCGGGGCATGGGCGCAGATACGCCGATCCTGATCATGTCGGGCAATGGCGTGGATCACGGGCTTTTGGCGCTGGCGGCGCAGTATATCGGCGTGCCGGTGGCCCCGGTGGCTGAACAATATTCGCTGATCCATGGGGCTCATGGTCGGTTGCGTCAGGCCATTGAGCTGCTGCACCCTACCATGGCCTATGTGGTGGATGCGGATCAATATGGTGAAGCCCTGAAGCTGGATGCACTGGAAGGTGTCGAGATCGTCGCCAGCCGTCCTGGCAGCATTGAGACGGTCACGACATTTGACGCCTTGTTGCAGGGCGATGCCAGCGTTGGTCTGGATGCGGCCAATGCACAGGTTGGTCCGGATACCGTGGCCAAGATCCTGATGACCTCGGGGTCGACCTCGGCGCCAAAGGGGGTGCTGACGACCCATCGGATGATGTGTGTGAACCAGACTCAACTGGCTGACGGGCTGCCGTTTTTGCGTGACCATCCGCCTCGGGTGGTGGACTGGCTGCCCTGGAACCATGTCTTTGGCGGCTCGCATAATTTCAACATGATGCTGGCCAACGGCGGCAGCTTTTATATCGACGATGGCAAGCCGGTCAAAGGCCTGTTTGACCGTACCCTGGAAAACCTGTCGATGGTGACAGGCAGTCTGGTGTTCAACGTTCCGGTTGGCTTTGCCATGCTGCGCGACGCGCTGGAAAAGGACACCGCCCTGCGCCAGCGGTTCTTTGAAAACCTGGATCTGCTGTTTTACGCCGGGGCCTCGCTGCCACAGGATGTCTGGCAGAGCTTTGAAAAGATGGCGGTTGAGATCAAAGGCGAGGTGCCGTTGATGACCTCCTCCTGGGGGCTGACCGAAACCGCCCCCGCGACAATGATGCAGCAAGAGCCAATTGGCCGTTCCGGCGTTGTCGGTGCGCCGGTGAACGGGGTGACGGTCAAGCTGATCCCGGACAATGACATGCGCTGCGAAGTGCGGGTCAAAGGCCCCAATATCATGCCCGGCTATTTTCAGGACGCGGAAAAAACCAAAGAAGCCTTTGATAATGAGGGCTATTTTATCACCGGCGACGCCATGGTCTTTGTTGACCCTGATGATGTGAACAAGGGCATGAAGTTTGACGGGCGTATCTCGGAAGACTTCAAACTGTTGACCGGGACCTGGGTGCGGGCGGCAGGGCTGCGGATCGAAATGCTGGCCTGTCTGGCGCCACTGGCGGCGGATCTGGTGATCACCGGGCAGGACCGTGATGAGATTGGCCTGATGATCTTCCCGGACCGCGATGCGCTGGTCGCGGCGGGGTTCACACTGGAAGAGGACGACGGCGCTCTGACATGCCCGAAACTGCTGTCCGAGATCCATCACCGCCTGAACGAGCGTTCAGGCCGGGTCTCTGGCTCATCGACACGGGTGGCGCGCGCCATTGTGCTGGCCGAGCCCGCCTCACTGACCGAGGGTGAAGTCACCGCCAAGGGCAATCTCAACTTCCGCAAGGTGCTGACAGGACGCGCCGCGCTGCTGGGGCGGCTCTATGATGACGCTGCTAGCGGCATTGCAAAACTCTAA
- a CDS encoding amidohydrolase family protein → MVDISKVRAIDFHTHAEESCGCHADDGYDELQSTMAKYFGAPWQHPPTIPETAAHYRKQNIAAVIFPVDAERETGYRRYSNDEVIDLVKQNDDVLIPFASIDPWKGKMAVREARRLIEEHGIKGFKFHPTMQGFYPNDRMAYPFYEVLAEHGCIALFHTGQTGVGSGMPGGNGMRLKYSNPMYIDDVAVDFPDMKIILAHPSFPWQEEALSVAQHKPNVYIDLSGWSPKYFPPILVRYCNSILKKKVLFGSDWPMISPERWLSAFEQIDIKDELREDIIKNNGARLLGLM, encoded by the coding sequence ATGGTAGATATTTCCAAAGTCCGTGCAATCGACTTTCATACCCATGCCGAGGAATCCTGTGGCTGCCACGCGGACGACGGCTATGACGAGCTGCAAAGCACCATGGCCAAGTATTTTGGCGCGCCTTGGCAGCACCCGCCAACCATCCCCGAAACCGCAGCACATTACCGCAAGCAAAACATCGCGGCGGTGATCTTTCCGGTCGATGCCGAGCGTGAGACCGGCTATCGCCGGTATTCCAACGATGAGGTGATCGACCTGGTCAAGCAGAACGATGATGTGCTGATCCCCTTTGCCTCGATTGATCCCTGGAAGGGCAAGATGGCGGTGCGCGAAGCCCGTCGCCTGATCGAGGAACACGGCATCAAGGGCTTTAAGTTTCACCCCACCATGCAGGGGTTCTACCCCAATGATCGCATGGCCTACCCGTTTTACGAGGTGCTGGCCGAGCACGGCTGTATTGCCCTGTTCCACACCGGCCAGACCGGTGTTGGCTCGGGCATGCCCGGTGGCAATGGCATGCGGCTGAAATACTCCAACCCGATGTATATAGATGATGTGGCGGTAGATTTCCCGGATATGAAGATCATCCTGGCGCATCCCTCCTTCCCCTGGCAGGAAGAGGCGCTGTCGGTGGCCCAGCACAAGCCCAATGTCTATATCGACCTGTCGGGTTGGTCGCCAAAATACTTCCCGCCAATCCTGGTGCGCTACTGCAACTCGATCCTGAAGAAAAAGGTTCTGTTCGGCTCGGATTGGCCGATGATCAGCCCCGAGCGCTGGCTGAGCGCCTTTGAGCAGATCGACATCAAGGACGAGTTGCGCGAAGACATCATCAAGAACAACGGCGCGCGGCTGTTGGGCTTGATGTAA
- the sbnB gene encoding 2,3-diaminopropionate biosynthesis protein SbnB: protein MGTDSKAKRPGLQLIAAKAIRNILQGNAEEIEQLVTRTYQAHHQQQTVNPDSYFLRFPDSDRNRIIALPAAIATPELQVSGIKWIASYPANLSKGLERASAVIILNDAETGYPFAVMEGAQISAMRTAASAVLGADHCSNLGRRATSVAFVGGGLISRNILNQFCGRGWQIGKVCCHDLNPDSATALAKHAADSCGLAAHPGSLEQALDAEIVVFATSAMAPYLPEGFQFSPGQTVLNVSLRDLAPQQILTAQNVFDDVDHCLKAQTSPHLAEIQSGGRDFVSGALTQVIDGTVRLTDNKPVIYSPFGMGILDVALASFVYAKAMAQGETLQVPDFFGKVS, encoded by the coding sequence ATGGGTACTGACAGCAAAGCAAAGCGCCCCGGGCTGCAGCTGATCGCCGCAAAGGCAATCCGCAACATTCTGCAGGGCAATGCGGAAGAGATCGAACAGCTGGTCACGCGCACCTATCAGGCGCATCACCAGCAGCAGACGGTCAACCCCGACAGCTATTTCCTGCGGTTTCCTGACAGTGATCGCAACCGCATCATCGCCCTGCCGGCCGCCATTGCCACCCCAGAGCTACAGGTTTCCGGCATCAAATGGATCGCCAGCTACCCTGCAAACCTCAGCAAGGGGTTAGAACGCGCCTCGGCGGTGATCATCCTGAATGATGCCGAAACCGGCTATCCCTTTGCGGTGATGGAAGGCGCGCAGATCAGCGCCATGCGCACGGCGGCCTCGGCGGTGTTGGGGGCGGATCATTGTTCCAACCTGGGACGCCGGGCAACATCGGTCGCCTTTGTCGGCGGTGGTCTCATCTCGCGCAATATCCTGAACCAGTTCTGCGGTCGGGGCTGGCAGATTGGCAAGGTCTGCTGCCATGATCTGAACCCGGACTCCGCCACGGCCCTGGCCAAACATGCAGCTGACAGCTGCGGGCTGGCGGCGCATCCCGGCAGTCTGGAACAGGCACTGGACGCCGAGATTGTGGTCTTTGCCACCAGTGCAATGGCACCCTATCTGCCTGAGGGTTTTCAATTTTCTCCCGGGCAAACCGTGCTCAATGTCTCGCTACGCGATCTGGCACCGCAACAGATCTTGACCGCCCAGAACGTCTTTGACGATGTGGATCATTGCCTCAAGGCGCAGACCTCGCCACATCTGGCCGAGATCCAGTCTGGCGGGCGCGATTTTGTCAGCGGCGCGCTGACCCAGGTGATCGATGGCACGGTGCGCCTGACAGACAACAAACCCGTGATCTATTCCCCCTTTGGCATGGGCATTCTGGATGTGGCCCTGGCCAGTTTTGTCTATGCCAAGGCCATGGCGCAGGGCGAAACCCTGCAAGTTCCTGATTTCTTTGGAAAAGTATCATAA
- the sbnA gene encoding 2,3-diaminopropionate biosynthesis protein SbnA: protein MDKNGELPNAFFMQISGLIKARLFLKIESINPSGSIKHKTALSLIDAAELSGRLQPGGMVIESTSGNLGISLAALCAKRGYGFTSVVDPNVSAQSVAMIQAFGGKVIRVTSRDAQGGYLGTRIQLIKQMQQADPTLYWTNQYANPANPAAHAGLTAVEIATAHPDADWVVVGAGTTGTLMGVLDYFDGTRHPARVLAVDSTGSITFGGRPGPRFIPGLGTSRIPEIFHPEKLGNTVMVPEQDAVRMCRWLATTHGYLAGGSTGSILAGVQARADLFPEGSKIVALSPDGGEKYLDTIYNDSWVKEVFGTLPDLDRSLTRPTRQLEAIANGAK from the coding sequence ATGGATAAAAATGGCGAATTGCCAAATGCCTTTTTCATGCAGATTTCCGGGCTTATCAAGGCTCGCCTATTCCTGAAGATTGAATCAATAAATCCCTCCGGCTCCATCAAACATAAAACGGCGCTCAGCCTGATTGATGCTGCAGAACTATCAGGTAGGTTGCAACCCGGTGGCATGGTGATTGAATCAACCTCGGGAAATCTGGGCATTTCTCTGGCGGCCCTCTGCGCAAAACGCGGCTATGGCTTTACCAGCGTGGTGGATCCCAATGTCTCGGCGCAAAGCGTCGCCATGATCCAGGCCTTTGGCGGCAAGGTGATCCGGGTCACCTCCCGCGATGCCCAGGGCGGCTATCTGGGAACGCGCATTCAACTGATCAAACAGATGCAGCAGGCGGATCCGACACTTTACTGGACCAACCAATATGCCAACCCCGCCAATCCGGCGGCCCATGCGGGGCTCACCGCAGTTGAGATTGCCACCGCCCACCCCGATGCGGATTGGGTTGTGGTCGGCGCCGGGACCACCGGCACCCTGATGGGGGTTCTGGATTATTTTGACGGCACCCGCCATCCGGCGCGGGTCCTTGCGGTGGATTCAACCGGCTCCATCACCTTTGGCGGCAGGCCCGGCCCGCGCTTTATCCCCGGCCTGGGAACCAGCCGCATCCCCGAGATCTTTCACCCCGAAAAACTCGGCAATACGGTCATGGTCCCGGAACAAGACGCGGTTCGGATGTGTCGCTGGCTTGCCACCACGCACGGCTATCTAGCAGGTGGCTCAACCGGGTCTATCCTGGCCGGTGTCCAGGCACGGGCGGATCTGTTCCCCGAGGGCAGCAAGATCGTGGCGCTGTCCCCGGATGGCGGCGAAAAATACCTCGACACCATCTATAATGACAGCTGGGTGAAAGAGGTCTTTGGAACGCTACCGGATCTGGATCGCAGCCTGACTCGGCCCACACGACAGCTGGAAGCAATAGCAAACGGAGCCAAGTGA
- a CDS encoding 4'-phosphopantetheinyl transferase family protein: MAELHTSERQRARRFSCVEALHLFVVAHAALHWALRGAGLNSYGFASTPQGKPFLIDHPDLHFNLSHTRGLIAVALGADHPMGVDVERLAPPETYRELAPRVMTPAECAYMAAQAAPEDRFTQLWSAKEALMKATGLGFGLPPREIEFDGPAANLSQLPPEHGAPQDWQIWCQRLPGHWLALASQTSQASQTGDLCLQPITLTPQDLLSP; the protein is encoded by the coding sequence ATGGCAGAGCTACACACGTCAGAACGCCAAAGGGCGCGGCGCTTTTCCTGCGTCGAGGCGCTGCATTTGTTTGTTGTGGCCCATGCTGCCCTGCATTGGGCTTTGCGGGGCGCCGGGCTGAACAGCTACGGCTTTGCCTCTACGCCGCAGGGCAAGCCCTTTTTGATTGATCACCCGGATCTGCATTTCAATCTGTCCCACACCAGGGGGCTGATTGCGGTGGCCCTGGGGGCGGATCACCCCATGGGCGTGGATGTCGAAAGGCTGGCACCACCGGAAACCTATCGTGAGCTAGCGCCGCGCGTCATGACCCCTGCGGAATGCGCCTATATGGCGGCTCAGGCCGCGCCAGAGGACAGGTTCACCCAGCTGTGGTCCGCCAAAGAGGCGCTGATGAAGGCCACGGGGCTTGGCTTTGGCCTGCCACCGCGCGAGATCGAATTTGACGGCCCGGCAGCCAATCTGTCCCAATTGCCGCCTGAACACGGGGCACCACAGGACTGGCAGATCTGGTGCCAAAGGTTGCCAGGGCACTGGCTGGCCCTGGCCTCACAGACCTCACAGGCCTCTCAGACTGGGGATCTGTGTTTGCAGCCAATCACCCTTACGCCGCAGGATCTTTTGTCGCCATGA
- a CDS encoding class-II aminoacyl-tRNA synthetase family protein, whose translation MKLTRDIDLSALSAESRLAIVDGLLAIGIKAALTPEGTAQISACKDAEMAEAIEFAEAMRKTHRLVARRVLRQSAAPAVQGCTDAELAACGDLHFFADGLTGISGLLLRLFRYFETTFAGYAAHYAALDQHYPVMMPAKLLQEVGYISNFPQHVTLCSHFPDELPVLEQVAQLCKQPLSESQAAELGAVLDDPQHVLTPAVCLPCYAQHAGLRLASGEVRRLTMQNHVFRYEANRFQPLSRGWDFSVRDIVFFGSGADLTHLRADVMERVFDFCESLQMDVSLELANDPFFVDGSRDKVVYQRMGEVKYELLFHIRDREAPLAASSFNLHRDFYTSVYDIAFADETRAESACMGFGLERWLYAFVRQKGLDPAGWPAEVRRAVMATKDPAA comes from the coding sequence ATGAAGCTGACCCGTGATATCGACCTCTCTGCTCTCTCTGCCGAAAGCCGTCTGGCCATTGTCGATGGGCTGCTGGCGATTGGTATCAAAGCCGCGCTCACACCTGAAGGCACCGCGCAGATTAGCGCCTGCAAGGACGCCGAGATGGCAGAGGCCATCGAATTTGCCGAGGCCATGCGCAAGACCCACCGGCTGGTGGCCCGCCGGGTGCTGCGGCAAAGCGCGGCGCCCGCTGTACAGGGCTGCACCGACGCCGAACTAGCCGCCTGTGGCGATCTGCATTTCTTTGCCGACGGGTTGACCGGGATCAGTGGGCTTTTGCTCAGGCTGTTTCGCTATTTTGAGACCACCTTTGCGGGCTATGCCGCGCATTACGCCGCGCTGGACCAACATTACCCGGTGATGATGCCCGCCAAACTGCTGCAAGAGGTCGGCTATATCAGCAATTTCCCCCAGCATGTCACCCTGTGCAGCCATTTCCCCGATGAGCTGCCGGTGCTGGAGCAGGTGGCGCAGCTTTGCAAGCAGCCCCTGTCCGAATCTCAGGCGGCGGAATTGGGCGCGGTACTGGACGATCCCCAGCACGTGCTGACCCCGGCGGTCTGTCTGCCCTGCTATGCCCAGCACGCCGGCCTGCGCCTGGCCAGCGGTGAGGTGCGACGTCTAACCATGCAGAACCATGTCTTTCGCTACGAGGCAAACCGGTTTCAACCGCTGTCACGCGGCTGGGATTTTTCGGTGCGCGATATCGTGTTTTTTGGCTCTGGCGCCGACCTGACCCACTTGCGCGCTGATGTGATGGAGCGGGTGTTTGACTTTTGCGAGAGCCTGCAGATGGATGTCAGCCTGGAGCTGGCCAATGATCCGTTTTTTGTCGATGGCAGCCGGGACAAGGTGGTCTACCAGCGCATGGGCGAAGTGAAATACGAGCTGCTGTTTCATATCCGCGACCGGGAGGCGCCGCTGGCGGCCTCCAGCTTTAATCTGCATCGCGATTTCTACACCAGCGTCTATGACATCGCATTTGCGGACGAAACTCGGGCCGAAAGCGCCTGTATGGGCTTTGGTCTGGAACGCTGGCTTTATGCCTTTGTGCGCCAAAAAGGTCTGGATCCTGCTGGCTGGCCAGCGGAGGTCCGCAGGGCTGTCATGGCGACAAAAGATCCTGCGGCGTAA
- a CDS encoding acyl-CoA dehydrogenase family protein gives MNLSTSQTTAAQAPCQAPCQAPNLAHWETLAQVEVAPFASQIDQQARVPAQVISALRQAGAFASGFTGGFTAGATAGPAADPADALAAALDHGHMHQALGAASASVQGVLNVHHMGGSALAKWSSKAQKSHWMPKLLSGEICCAIAMTEPEVGSDISAVQTQARPVTGGYELTGQKAWITCGDFADLFVVIARTEAGPTAFLLPKETPGLRIDPIEGMLGCRGYMMANLHLEAAFLPEDHLLGRPGFGASHVAVTGLEAGRLNLAWGCVGLAEAACQLALRRAKTRQQFGAAIGDFQLVQQLLARMATDIHAARLMCQSASSARALRQMDAAKQATMAKYFASQMVGHVTRDAQQIFGAEGIGGNSPMALYYRDSRIMEVIEGTTQVLESLIARLALSEVALS, from the coding sequence GTGAACCTGAGCACCAGCCAGACCACCGCCGCCCAAGCCCCCTGTCAGGCTCCCTGTCAGGCGCCCAACCTGGCACACTGGGAGACCCTGGCGCAGGTGGAGGTTGCCCCCTTTGCCAGCCAGATTGATCAGCAGGCCCGCGTCCCTGCGCAGGTCATTTCTGCCCTGCGGCAGGCTGGCGCCTTTGCCAGTGGGTTTACCGGTGGATTTACCGCTGGGGCTACTGCGGGACCCGCTGCTGATCCCGCTGATGCACTGGCAGCGGCGCTGGATCATGGCCATATGCATCAGGCCTTAGGCGCGGCCAGTGCCTCGGTGCAGGGGGTGTTGAACGTACATCACATGGGCGGCAGCGCGCTGGCCAAATGGAGCAGCAAGGCGCAAAAATCCCACTGGATGCCAAAGCTGCTCAGCGGCGAGATCTGCTGCGCCATTGCCATGACCGAGCCAGAGGTTGGCAGTGATATCTCGGCGGTGCAGACCCAGGCACGTCCCGTCACCGGCGGCTATGAGCTCACCGGTCAAAAGGCCTGGATAACCTGCGGGGATTTTGCCGATCTCTTTGTTGTGATTGCCCGCACCGAAGCGGGGCCAACCGCCTTTTTGCTGCCAAAGGAAACCCCGGGCCTGCGGATAGACCCCATCGAGGGCATGTTGGGATGTCGCGGCTATATGATGGCAAATTTGCATCTGGAAGCCGCTTTCCTGCCCGAGGATCATCTGTTGGGCCGCCCAGGGTTTGGCGCCTCCCATGTGGCCGTTACCGGGCTTGAGGCCGGGCGGCTCAACCTCGCCTGGGGCTGTGTGGGCCTGGCCGAGGCCGCCTGCCAACTGGCGCTTCGGCGGGCCAAGACGCGGCAGCAGTTTGGCGCTGCCATTGGCGACTTTCAGCTTGTGCAGCAGCTGCTGGCCCGCATGGCCACCGATATCCACGCCGCCCGTCTGATGTGCCAATCCGCCTCCTCCGCCCGCGCCCTGCGGCAGATGGATGCTGCAAAACAGGCCACCATGGCCAAATATTTTGCCTCGCAGATGGTGGGGCACGTCACCCGTGATGCCCAGCAGATCTTTGGCGCCGAGGGCATTGGCGGCAATAGCCCCATGGCGCTTTATTATCGCGATTCACGCATTATGGAGGTGATCGAAGGCACCACCCAGGTGCTGGAAAGCCTGATCGCGCGGCTGGCGCTCTCTGAGGTGGCCCTCTCATGA
- a CDS encoding acyl carrier protein, with translation MTDTMTNPQAAIAGFMTRSFDGAEIDPDQDIFEAGYGNSMFAMQLVAFVESHFGLEIEADDLDIDNFRSINRVAALVARKQETVTA, from the coding sequence ATGACTGATACCATGACCAATCCGCAAGCCGCCATCGCCGGTTTTATGACCCGTTCCTTTGACGGAGCCGAAATAGACCCCGATCAGGATATCTTTGAAGCCGGCTATGGCAACTCCATGTTTGCCATGCAGCTGGTGGCCTTTGTTGAATCGCATTTTGGTCTCGAGATCGAGGCCGACGACCTGGATATCGACAACTTCCGCTCCATCAATCGCGTGGCCGCGCTTGTCGCGCGCAAGCAAGAGACGGTGACCGCGTGA
- a CDS encoding 3-hydroxyacyl-CoA dehydrogenase family protein — MREFGTIGVVGAGTIGSGVAQLFAQSGLAVVLVDSSPRQLDIACENITKNARLYGMVHKGLPAPAEVLENLQFSADINALSGVDFVVENITENVAQKTEVHREIDQVLRPDVPVAANTSAIPITRIAGFSSHPERVIGMHFMNPPPIMPMVEIIRATHSTAEALQAAEDLVAAAGKHAITVNDSPGFVTNRVMMLMVNEAMFLVHEGVAGVQEVDRLFKTCFGHKMGPLETADLIGLDTVKLSLDILYDEFNDPKYRPCPLLKRLVYAGQTGRKSGRGFHHYDQ, encoded by the coding sequence ATGAGGGAATTTGGAACCATCGGCGTGGTGGGTGCAGGCACCATAGGATCTGGGGTTGCCCAGCTTTTTGCCCAGTCGGGACTGGCCGTTGTGCTGGTTGATAGCAGCCCCCGGCAGCTGGATATCGCCTGCGAGAATATCACCAAAAACGCCCGGCTTTATGGCATGGTGCACAAGGGGCTGCCCGCCCCAGCCGAGGTGCTGGAAAACCTGCAGTTCAGCGCAGATATCAATGCGCTGTCGGGGGTCGATTTTGTTGTTGAGAACATCACCGAAAACGTTGCGCAAAAAACCGAGGTTCACCGCGAGATTGATCAGGTGCTGCGCCCGGATGTTCCCGTGGCAGCCAATACCTCAGCAATCCCGATCACCCGCATTGCAGGGTTTTCCAGCCATCCCGAACGGGTCATCGGCATGCATTTTATGAACCCCCCGCCCATCATGCCCATGGTCGAAATCATTCGCGCCACCCATAGCACCGCCGAGGCTTTGCAGGCGGCAGAGGATCTGGTCGCCGCAGCGGGCAAACACGCCATCACCGTCAATGACAGCCCCGGCTTTGTCACCAATCGGGTGATGATGCTGATGGTCAATGAGGCGATGTTTCTGGTCCACGAAGGCGTTGCCGGCGTGCAGGAGGTGGACCGGCTGTTCAAGACCTGTTTTGGCCACAAGATGGGACCACTGGAAACCGCCGATCTGATCGGGCTGGATACGGTGAAACTGTCCTTGGACATTCTCTATGACGAATTCAACGACCCCAAATATCGCCCCTGCCCGCTGCTGAAGCGGCTTGTCTATGCCGGGCAAACCGGCCGCAAATCCGGGCGGGGTTTCCACCATTATGACCAATAA